In Spirochaeta thermophila DSM 6578, the following proteins share a genomic window:
- the lon gene encoding endopeptidase La, giving the protein MEQHIIPADQILPQKLHLLPLVDRPLFPGMVTPLIVTGEADVRTVHEALEGGNFIGLVLTRTEERTSVSPDGLYTVGTVARILRKINLPDGGLNIFVSTLKRFVVRKFLQEGPPIVAAVEYPEEIGEQTDEVKALTRALLGEMKQVLENNPLISEEIRLNMVNIDQPGRIADFITAVLNIKREEQQEILEIFDIRARMEKVLIYVKREQELLKIQQKIQKQINEKIEKSQREFFLREQLKAIKKELGVPVDAKSAEYQKFKEKMERLPLPDEVREVVEQELEKFSLMEPQSPEFTVIRNYLETILSLPWEDPPPEVVDIKKATRILDQDHYGLEDVKERILEFLAVRKIKQETKGSIICLVGPPGVGKTSIGKSIARALGRKFFRFSVGGMRDEAEIKGHRRTYIGAMPGKIIQGLKIVKTKNPVFMIDEIDKLGISFQGDPASALLEVLDPEQNVAFRDHYLDVPFDISKILFIATANTLDTIPRPLLDRMEVIRLSGYIEEEKIAIARRYLIPRSLEEHGLSKDAVKYTTPGLRAIIRGYAREAGVRNLEKAVDKIHRRVAKKLVMEELSQEELPVTITPENVETYLDKPLYPEEETKRIKKPGMALGLAWTPFGGDVLIIEAVATPGREGLSLTGQLGDVMKESATIAYTYVRSIAPRYGLPLEFFERHHIHLHVPAGATPKDGPSAGITMASALLSLVADRKLRPQLAMTGELSLTGNVLPIGGLKEKVIAAKRARVKEIIIPRSNEKDLEEIPEYIRKGITFHMVESMEEVIDLLFEEKLKRRRK; this is encoded by the coding sequence ATGGAACAGCACATCATCCCTGCCGACCAGATACTCCCCCAGAAACTCCACCTCCTCCCCCTCGTCGACCGCCCCCTCTTCCCCGGCATGGTCACCCCCCTCATCGTCACCGGCGAGGCCGACGTCCGCACGGTGCACGAAGCCCTCGAAGGCGGGAACTTCATCGGCCTCGTGCTCACCAGGACCGAAGAGCGGACATCCGTCTCGCCGGACGGCCTCTACACCGTGGGGACCGTGGCCCGTATCCTGCGGAAGATCAACCTCCCCGACGGCGGACTCAACATATTCGTCTCCACCCTCAAGCGCTTCGTCGTACGCAAGTTCCTCCAGGAAGGCCCTCCCATCGTCGCCGCGGTGGAATACCCCGAGGAAATCGGCGAGCAGACCGACGAGGTGAAGGCCCTCACGCGGGCCCTCCTCGGCGAGATGAAACAGGTCCTCGAGAACAACCCCCTCATCTCCGAGGAGATACGGCTCAACATGGTCAACATCGACCAGCCCGGCCGCATCGCCGACTTCATCACCGCGGTCCTCAACATAAAACGCGAGGAACAGCAGGAGATCCTCGAGATCTTCGACATCCGCGCCCGGATGGAAAAAGTCCTCATCTACGTGAAGCGCGAACAGGAACTCCTCAAGATCCAGCAGAAGATCCAGAAACAGATCAACGAGAAGATCGAGAAGAGCCAGCGGGAGTTCTTCCTGAGGGAACAGCTCAAGGCCATCAAGAAGGAACTCGGCGTGCCGGTAGATGCCAAGAGCGCCGAGTACCAGAAGTTCAAGGAAAAGATGGAGCGCCTGCCCCTCCCCGACGAGGTGCGTGAGGTCGTGGAACAGGAGCTCGAGAAGTTCTCCCTCATGGAACCGCAATCCCCCGAGTTCACCGTCATCCGGAACTACCTCGAGACCATCCTCTCCCTCCCCTGGGAAGACCCACCCCCCGAAGTGGTCGACATCAAGAAGGCCACACGCATCCTCGACCAGGACCACTACGGCCTCGAAGACGTCAAGGAGCGCATCCTCGAGTTCCTCGCGGTGCGCAAGATCAAGCAGGAGACAAAAGGGTCCATCATCTGTCTCGTGGGCCCCCCCGGGGTGGGGAAGACCTCCATCGGCAAGTCCATCGCCCGGGCCCTCGGACGGAAGTTCTTCCGGTTCTCGGTGGGCGGCATGCGGGACGAGGCCGAGATCAAGGGACACCGGCGCACCTACATCGGCGCCATGCCCGGCAAGATCATCCAGGGCCTCAAGATCGTCAAGACCAAGAACCCCGTCTTCATGATCGACGAGATCGACAAGCTGGGCATCTCGTTCCAGGGGGACCCTGCCTCGGCCCTCCTCGAGGTGCTCGACCCTGAACAGAACGTCGCCTTCAGGGACCACTACCTCGACGTACCCTTCGACATCTCGAAGATCCTCTTCATCGCCACGGCCAACACCCTCGACACCATCCCGCGCCCCCTCCTCGACCGGATGGAGGTCATCCGGCTCTCGGGCTACATCGAGGAGGAGAAGATCGCCATCGCACGGCGCTACCTCATCCCCCGCTCCCTCGAAGAGCACGGCCTCTCAAAGGATGCGGTGAAGTACACCACCCCGGGGCTGCGCGCCATCATCCGCGGGTACGCCCGTGAGGCCGGGGTCCGCAACCTCGAGAAGGCCGTCGACAAGATCCACCGCAGGGTGGCGAAGAAGCTCGTCATGGAGGAACTCTCCCAGGAAGAACTGCCCGTCACCATCACCCCGGAGAACGTGGAGACCTACCTCGACAAGCCCCTCTATCCCGAGGAGGAGACCAAGCGCATCAAGAAGCCGGGCATGGCCCTCGGCCTCGCATGGACTCCGTTCGGCGGGGACGTGCTCATCATAGAGGCGGTCGCCACGCCCGGAAGAGAGGGCCTCTCGCTCACCGGCCAGCTCGGCGACGTGATGAAGGAGTCGGCCACCATCGCCTACACCTACGTGCGGTCGATAGCCCCCCGCTACGGCCTGCCGCTCGAGTTCTTCGAGAGGCACCACATCCACCTCCACGTACCGGCTGGCGCCACACCCAAAGACGGCCCCTCAGCGGGCATCACCATGGCCTCGGCCCTCCTCTCCCTGGTGGCCGACAGGAAGTTACGACCCCAGCTCGCCATGACCGGCGAACTCTCCCTCACCGGAAACGTGCTCCCCATAGGAGGACTCAAGGAAAAGGTCATCGCGGCCAAGCGTGCCCGGGTCAAAGAGATCATCATCCCCCGGAGCAACGAGAAAGACCTCGAAGAAATCCCCGAGTACATCCGGAAAGGGATCACCTTTCACATGGTAGAATCCATGGAAGAGGTCATCGACCTCCTCTTCGAGGAGAAGCTCAAACGGAGGAGGAAGTGA
- a CDS encoding M15 family metallopeptidase: MRTLCAMVVLSLLTGGCARAKETAQEAGHPLHPHFTLTQETLSGMVGDLPSSIQQAILSHPEEFLSLLEQVLPLWEEDPFLFLLVDKAHGLPADYEPDDLISLEGRGLSLAKSGLMLRESVLPDLIRMVEAARKDGVELVVGSCYRSYDRQATIYQWEVETYGKEAADRESARPGHSQHQLGLAVDFSPIENRFADLPAGKWLAEHAAAFGFSLSYPDGYEHLTGYRYEPWHFRYLTPQGTALQDRFFDGIQQYMLEFLNTHRAALRAAWKASAP, encoded by the coding sequence GTGAGAACGCTCTGCGCCATGGTAGTCCTCTCCCTGCTCACAGGAGGATGCGCCCGGGCCAAGGAGACCGCACAGGAGGCCGGCCACCCTCTTCACCCACACTTCACCCTCACGCAGGAGACCCTCAGCGGAATGGTGGGGGACCTTCCCTCCTCGATCCAACAGGCCATCCTCTCACACCCTGAGGAGTTTCTCTCGCTCCTCGAGCAGGTGCTCCCCCTCTGGGAAGAGGACCCTTTCCTCTTCCTCCTCGTCGACAAGGCCCACGGTCTTCCGGCTGACTACGAGCCCGACGACCTCATCTCCCTCGAAGGAAGGGGACTCTCTCTTGCAAAGTCCGGCCTCATGCTCAGGGAGAGCGTGCTCCCCGATCTCATCCGTATGGTAGAGGCCGCCCGCAAAGACGGCGTGGAGCTCGTGGTAGGCTCGTGCTACAGGTCGTACGACCGCCAGGCGACCATCTACCAGTGGGAAGTGGAGACCTACGGGAAAGAGGCGGCCGACAGGGAGTCCGCCCGACCCGGGCACTCCCAGCACCAGCTCGGCCTCGCAGTGGACTTCTCCCCCATCGAGAACCGGTTCGCCGACCTTCCCGCAGGAAAGTGGCTTGCCGAGCACGCCGCAGCGTTCGGATTTTCCCTCTCATATCCAGATGGCTATGAGCACCTCACGGGCTACCGGTACGAACCCTGGCATTTCCGCTACCTCACCCCCCAGGGCACGGCCCTTCAGGACCGGTTCTTCGACGGTATCCAGCAGTACATGCTCGAGTTCCTCAATACTCACCGGGCAGCACTGCGGGCTGCATGGAAAGCTTCTGCTCCGTAG
- a CDS encoding peptidase U32 family protein has translation MELVAPAGNLEKLLYAYRYGADAVYIGLPGFSLRARADNFAGEDYREVTHIKRQTGKPLYCALNVYFHPPDIDRLRESLDYIALYPFDAFIISDLGVLPILQERFPHVHIHLSTQANCTNQEAARLYHRMGISRIVVARELSLDEIRRIKDAVPELEIEAFAHGAMCLAYSGRCLLSAWMADRRSGNRGDCAHSCRWEYRLLEERLRPGEYYPVIEGEGFSMILSSKDLCMFDHLAAMKEAGIDAIKIEGRMKSVYYTAVVTRAYRKALDALEGIPVPDLERYREDLFHVSHREYSTGFYYDKDHISYPASETVRPRHVFLGIVGPKVGEGLFSLDVRNRIRRGMSLEYIGPHIHALKDTSFRLLDEEGREVDSLSHNQRGFLKTDLPVEEGFLIRAAHPSSSTNGEAGKPARL, from the coding sequence ATGGAGCTGGTAGCCCCAGCAGGCAATCTCGAAAAGCTTCTCTATGCCTACCGGTATGGGGCCGATGCAGTGTACATCGGCCTGCCAGGCTTCTCGCTCAGGGCCCGCGCCGACAACTTCGCGGGCGAAGATTACCGGGAAGTGACACACATCAAGAGGCAGACCGGGAAGCCACTCTACTGTGCGCTCAACGTGTACTTCCACCCCCCTGACATCGACCGCCTCAGGGAAAGCCTGGACTACATCGCCCTCTACCCCTTCGATGCCTTCATCATAAGCGATCTCGGGGTACTTCCCATCCTCCAGGAACGATTCCCCCATGTCCACATCCACCTCTCCACCCAGGCCAACTGCACCAACCAGGAGGCGGCTCGCCTCTACCACCGTATGGGCATCTCCCGCATCGTGGTGGCCCGCGAGCTCTCCCTCGACGAGATAAGGCGCATCAAGGACGCCGTACCGGAGCTGGAGATAGAGGCCTTTGCCCACGGTGCCATGTGCCTCGCCTACTCGGGTCGGTGCCTCCTGAGCGCATGGATGGCGGACCGCAGGTCGGGCAACCGTGGTGACTGCGCCCACTCGTGCAGGTGGGAGTACCGTCTTCTCGAGGAGCGACTCAGGCCAGGGGAATACTACCCTGTGATCGAAGGAGAGGGATTCTCGATGATCCTCTCCTCGAAGGATCTGTGCATGTTCGACCATCTTGCCGCCATGAAAGAGGCCGGCATCGATGCCATCAAGATCGAGGGACGGATGAAATCGGTCTACTACACCGCAGTGGTCACCCGGGCCTACCGCAAGGCCCTCGATGCCCTTGAAGGCATCCCTGTCCCTGACCTCGAGCGCTATCGGGAAGACCTTTTCCACGTGAGCCACCGGGAATACTCCACGGGGTTCTACTACGACAAAGACCACATATCTTACCCTGCGAGCGAGACGGTGCGGCCCCGGCACGTATTCCTGGGTATCGTGGGTCCAAAGGTGGGTGAGGGCCTCTTCTCTCTCGACGTGCGCAACCGCATCAGGAGGGGGATGAGCCTCGAGTACATAGGCCCCCACATCCACGCCCTGAAGGACACGAGCTTCAGGTTGCTCGACGAGGAAGGGAGGGAGGTGGACTCCCTCTCCCACAACCAGAGGGGCTTCCTCAAGACCGACCTCCCCGTGGAAGAGGGCTTCCTCATCAGGGCCGCTCACCCGAGCTCCAGCACGAACGGCGAGGCGGGCAAGCCCGCCCGGTTGTAG
- a CDS encoding sialate O-acetylesterase, with amino-acid sequence MRYGRGVDQRRMEDVVAECVCSPLMSDGMVFQRGVPLRVWGRALPGERVEVRFRGHVAEGWASPTGEWEVELPPQDAGGPFSLEVRCGEERQVVRDVLVGDVWLLGGQSNMELPVRRTLDLFGEEVRDARCPFIREFVVPLRHHFHGPLCDLEGGSWKEVTPETVLEFGALGYFFARHLYERYGVPIGLVRAAAGGTPIEAWLAEEVLEAYGVYREELARCKDDAFLRALLAENARGIEQWHAELSRTDEGLLSRPPWWSEDYDDRGWEEHLIPGVWDGPPLGGFCGSIWFRREVLLPVSPEGGALLRLGTIIDADEVYVNGVAVGSTGYRYPPRTYPIPEGVLRKGRNLIAVRVVVHRGHGGFVPGKAYRLEYEGGRLELSGVWKRRIGVEMPPCEEQIFPQYKPAGLYNGMIAPLRRFPIRGVLWCQGESNTARPHGYAALLADLISLWRRTWGRDDLPFLYVQLANFEPFPWEQGRGLWPVLREEQRKALRVPRTAMVVTIDAGESNDLHPQDKKTVGERLALCARALSYGEEITYQGPLAREVVKEGDALIVVFDHVDGGLLAKGDVLEGFELRTPDGRWVPAQATLVDGAVKVRHPEVPAPTAVRYAWADAPVASLYNRAGLPASPFVLELG; translated from the coding sequence ATGCGGTATGGTAGGGGCGTAGATCAAAGGCGCATGGAGGATGTGGTGGCCGAGTGCGTGTGTTCGCCGCTCATGAGCGACGGGATGGTCTTTCAGCGGGGAGTGCCCCTCAGGGTATGGGGGAGGGCCCTGCCCGGGGAGAGGGTGGAGGTGCGGTTCAGGGGCCACGTGGCGGAGGGGTGGGCCTCACCCACCGGGGAGTGGGAGGTGGAGCTTCCCCCCCAGGATGCGGGAGGGCCCTTCTCCCTGGAGGTGCGGTGTGGCGAGGAGCGGCAGGTGGTGCGGGATGTCCTGGTGGGGGACGTGTGGCTCCTCGGCGGCCAGTCGAACATGGAGCTGCCGGTGCGGCGTACCCTGGATCTCTTCGGCGAGGAGGTACGCGATGCACGGTGTCCCTTCATCCGCGAGTTCGTGGTGCCCCTGCGCCACCACTTCCACGGTCCTCTCTGCGATCTCGAGGGCGGTTCCTGGAAGGAGGTGACCCCCGAGACGGTGCTCGAGTTCGGCGCGCTGGGTTACTTCTTCGCCCGGCATCTCTACGAGCGGTACGGGGTGCCCATCGGCCTGGTGCGTGCTGCGGCAGGCGGCACGCCCATAGAGGCCTGGCTGGCTGAGGAGGTCCTGGAGGCCTACGGGGTCTACCGTGAGGAGCTCGCCAGGTGCAAGGACGATGCCTTCCTCCGGGCACTGCTCGCGGAGAATGCCCGGGGGATCGAACAGTGGCATGCCGAACTCTCCCGCACGGATGAGGGGCTTCTCTCCCGGCCGCCCTGGTGGAGTGAGGACTACGATGACCGCGGGTGGGAGGAGCACCTCATCCCCGGGGTGTGGGACGGACCTCCCCTCGGTGGGTTCTGCGGGTCCATCTGGTTCAGGAGGGAGGTGCTGCTCCCCGTTTCGCCTGAGGGAGGGGCCCTTCTCAGGCTCGGCACGATCATCGATGCGGACGAGGTGTATGTGAACGGTGTTGCCGTAGGGAGCACCGGCTATCGCTACCCCCCGCGCACCTATCCCATACCCGAGGGGGTGCTCAGGAAGGGGAGGAATCTGATCGCGGTCCGGGTGGTGGTTCACCGGGGGCACGGTGGGTTTGTCCCCGGGAAGGCGTACCGCCTCGAGTACGAGGGGGGCAGGCTCGAGCTCTCGGGTGTCTGGAAGAGGCGGATCGGGGTGGAGATGCCCCCCTGCGAGGAGCAGATCTTCCCCCAGTACAAACCCGCAGGCCTCTACAACGGGATGATCGCCCCGCTCCGGAGGTTTCCCATCCGGGGGGTGCTCTGGTGCCAGGGAGAGTCGAACACGGCCCGTCCCCATGGGTATGCCGCGCTCCTTGCGGACCTCATCTCCCTCTGGCGGCGCACCTGGGGGAGGGACGACCTCCCCTTCCTCTACGTCCAGCTCGCGAACTTCGAGCCCTTCCCCTGGGAGCAGGGGAGGGGGCTCTGGCCCGTGCTCAGGGAGGAGCAGCGGAAGGCCCTCCGCGTCCCCCGTACTGCCATGGTGGTGACCATCGATGCCGGCGAGTCCAACGACCTCCACCCTCAGGACAAGAAGACCGTGGGGGAGCGGCTCGCCCTCTGTGCGAGGGCCCTCTCGTACGGCGAGGAGATCACCTATCAGGGGCCCCTCGCCAGGGAGGTGGTGAAGGAGGGGGATGCCCTCATCGTGGTCTTCGACCATGTGGACGGCGGTCTCCTCGCGAAGGGAGACGTGCTGGAAGGGTTCGAGCTCCGCACACCCGACGGGCGGTGGGTTCCCGCGCAGGCTACGCTCGTGGACGGAGCGGTGAAGGTCCGGCACCCCGAGGTGCCCGCTCCCACCGCGGTGCGCTACGCCTGGGCCGACGCCCCCGTCGCCTCGCTCTACAACCGGGCGGGCTTGCCCGCCTCGCCGTTCGTGCTGGAGCTCGGGTGA
- a CDS encoding glycoside hydrolase family 9 protein: MKVTGTHIPLWVVLLGLILGCGTPTPPPERRGEAPPEEAGETAAEELLENGDFSAGTTPWTLFTQDPGKAVMTTEDGMLVFEISSIGEDTWHVQPGYPGLHLIEGHTYRLEFDMRASEPRTVQVRIQKDGPPWTGYLEENFQVGNEFQHYTFEFTMQETDKAARLVFNLGTAAEGTAPAGPHRVSLDNISLKDLTGGPPEEETGGLRPAVHLNQLGYLPTAPKVFVTTVDSSSFKVLEADSGKEVFSGTLSSPIPDRDSGDTVRVGDFTALTTPGTYVVEAGETRSVPFEIREDIYEELHTALFRFFYLQRCGTELASSLAGAWAHPACHTAPALVYGTTITKEVRGGWHDAGDYGRYVVPAAKAVADIILAHLFYPDATSSDALEIPESGNGVPDVLDEVRDELLWLLSMQDPEGGGVYHKVTTRNFAGFDWPQNTGGELVLSPISPTATADFAAVMAMASRVYASIDPGLARRALEAARRAWSWLEAHPSAPGFRNPPGIQTGEYGDDHDADERYWAACELYAATGEEDFHAALEGLSRGDLRAGLGWADVADYGTITYLFFTPHKDEALAAELAAHLTDKAEAILATMETSGYRTSLTEYPWGSNMTVANNGMYLLITSRLTGDPRYERAAAEHLDYLLGRNPLSRSYITGFGEKVAEHPHHRVSSAAGMTIPGMVVGGPNSGLQDPVAQGALRGEPPAKCYIDDVGSYSTNEVTIYWNSPVYFLVSGLVE; the protein is encoded by the coding sequence ATGAAAGTCACCGGTACGCACATACCCCTCTGGGTCGTGCTTCTCGGCCTCATCCTCGGATGTGGCACACCCACCCCCCCACCGGAGAGACGTGGAGAAGCGCCTCCCGAGGAAGCCGGAGAGACGGCCGCCGAGGAGCTCTTGGAGAACGGCGACTTCTCGGCAGGGACCACCCCCTGGACCCTCTTCACCCAGGATCCGGGAAAGGCGGTCATGACCACAGAAGACGGGATGCTCGTCTTTGAGATCTCCTCCATCGGGGAAGACACCTGGCACGTGCAGCCCGGATATCCCGGACTCCACCTCATAGAAGGACACACCTACCGCCTCGAGTTCGACATGCGCGCCAGTGAGCCGAGGACCGTGCAGGTCCGGATCCAGAAAGACGGCCCGCCCTGGACAGGGTATCTGGAAGAGAACTTCCAGGTGGGAAACGAGTTCCAGCACTACACCTTCGAGTTCACCATGCAGGAGACCGACAAGGCGGCGAGGCTCGTCTTCAACCTCGGCACCGCCGCGGAGGGAACCGCCCCCGCAGGTCCCCACCGGGTCTCCCTCGACAACATCTCGCTCAAGGACCTCACCGGCGGCCCCCCTGAGGAAGAGACCGGCGGCCTCCGGCCGGCGGTCCATCTCAACCAGCTCGGCTACCTCCCCACCGCACCCAAGGTCTTCGTGACCACGGTGGACTCCTCCTCTTTCAAGGTGCTCGAGGCCGACTCAGGGAAAGAGGTCTTCTCGGGCACACTCTCCTCCCCCATCCCCGACAGGGACTCGGGAGATACCGTACGAGTCGGGGATTTCACCGCCCTCACCACCCCAGGCACCTACGTGGTGGAGGCAGGTGAGACGCGCTCCGTGCCGTTCGAGATACGTGAGGATATCTACGAGGAGCTGCACACCGCACTCTTCAGATTCTTCTACCTCCAGCGGTGCGGCACCGAGCTTGCGTCCTCGCTCGCAGGGGCCTGGGCCCACCCCGCCTGCCACACCGCCCCCGCCCTCGTCTACGGCACCACCATCACGAAAGAGGTCCGAGGAGGCTGGCACGACGCAGGTGACTACGGCCGCTACGTGGTCCCCGCCGCCAAGGCAGTGGCCGACATCATCCTCGCCCACCTCTTCTACCCAGACGCCACCTCCTCCGATGCCCTCGAGATCCCTGAGAGCGGCAACGGGGTGCCCGACGTCCTGGACGAGGTGAGGGACGAGCTCCTCTGGCTCCTCTCGATGCAGGATCCGGAGGGCGGTGGGGTCTACCACAAGGTGACCACCCGGAACTTCGCGGGATTCGACTGGCCTCAGAACACAGGCGGCGAGCTTGTCCTCTCCCCCATCTCCCCAACCGCCACGGCCGATTTTGCCGCGGTCATGGCCATGGCCTCCAGGGTCTACGCGAGCATCGATCCCGGGCTCGCAAGACGCGCCCTCGAGGCGGCCCGTCGGGCCTGGTCCTGGCTGGAAGCCCACCCCTCGGCACCCGGGTTCCGCAACCCGCCCGGCATCCAGACAGGCGAGTACGGCGATGACCACGATGCCGACGAGCGCTACTGGGCGGCCTGCGAGCTCTACGCCGCCACCGGCGAGGAAGACTTCCACGCGGCCCTCGAAGGGCTCTCTCGAGGCGACCTCCGGGCCGGACTCGGCTGGGCCGACGTGGCCGACTACGGCACCATCACCTACCTCTTCTTCACCCCTCACAAGGACGAGGCCCTCGCCGCCGAGCTCGCCGCCCACCTCACCGACAAGGCAGAGGCCATCCTCGCCACCATGGAGACCTCCGGCTACCGCACCTCACTCACCGAGTACCCGTGGGGAAGCAACATGACGGTGGCGAACAACGGGATGTACCTCCTCATCACATCCCGACTCACCGGAGATCCCCGGTACGAGCGCGCGGCGGCCGAACACCTCGACTACCTCCTGGGGAGGAACCCCCTCTCCCGGTCCTACATCACCGGATTCGGGGAGAAGGTAGCGGAGCATCCCCATCACAGGGTCTCCTCGGCAGCAGGCATGACCATACCGGGCATGGTGGTGGGAGGCCCGAACAGCGGTCTTCAGGACCCGGTGGCCCAGGGAGCCCTCCGCGGCGAGCCGCCTGCCAAGTGCTACATCGACGACGTGGGGAGCTACTCCACCAACGAGGTCACCATCTACTGGAACTCCCCCGTGTACTTCCTGGTGAGCGGCCTCGTCGAGTGA
- the ilvY gene encoding HTH-type transcriptional activator IlvY, translating into MDFHGLTCFVMLAETLHFKRASERCHMSPSAFSRTIKRLEEELGMPLLIRDTREVKLTAEGRSFLARARQILSVWEEARSELGLAASGVVGTVRIFASVTACYSILAKILPLFRGRYPSVHIHVETGGPSESLPAVLEERVDVGVIARPDVLPEVVEFYPVTTTPLVFIRPEMDCAVSRLLDGGTIDWGRVPLILPEGEPARERIEAWFRKEGIRPTVYGEASGNEAILAMVSLGCGVGLVPALVLEKSPLKHGVRVVETAPQLPPYEVGFAVRKRRAHLPVVRAFLECVEDARGETG; encoded by the coding sequence GTGGATTTCCATGGTCTCACATGTTTCGTGATGCTCGCCGAGACCCTCCACTTCAAGCGCGCGAGCGAGCGGTGTCACATGAGCCCCTCCGCCTTTTCGAGAACCATCAAACGGCTCGAGGAGGAGCTCGGTATGCCCCTCCTCATCAGGGATACGCGGGAGGTGAAGCTCACAGCGGAGGGTCGTTCCTTCCTGGCCAGGGCCCGTCAGATCCTCTCGGTATGGGAGGAGGCTCGTTCGGAACTCGGGCTCGCGGCGAGCGGTGTGGTGGGGACGGTGCGGATCTTCGCCTCGGTCACGGCCTGCTACAGTATTCTCGCGAAGATTCTCCCTCTGTTCCGAGGGCGCTATCCGAGCGTGCACATCCATGTGGAGACCGGCGGGCCGTCTGAATCGCTCCCTGCGGTCCTCGAGGAACGCGTGGATGTGGGGGTCATCGCCCGACCGGATGTGCTCCCCGAGGTGGTGGAGTTCTATCCTGTCACGACCACGCCGCTGGTCTTCATCAGGCCGGAGATGGACTGTGCGGTCTCCCGGCTCCTCGATGGGGGTACGATCGACTGGGGGCGGGTGCCCCTCATCTTACCGGAGGGTGAGCCCGCCCGTGAGAGGATCGAGGCGTGGTTCAGAAAGGAGGGGATACGGCCCACCGTCTACGGTGAGGCCTCGGGAAACGAGGCGATCCTCGCGATGGTGAGCCTAGGATGCGGGGTGGGGCTGGTGCCCGCCCTCGTGCTCGAGAAGAGCCCGCTCAAGCACGGGGTGAGGGTGGTGGAGACGGCGCCGCAGCTCCCTCCCTACGAGGTGGGGTTCGCCGTTCGGAAGCGGAGGGCCCATCTCCCCGTCGTTCGCGCATTTCTCGAGTGCGTGGAGGATGCGAGGGGGGAGACGGGATAG
- a CDS encoding VOC family protein, translated as MSIFDTFEIAQVAFIVRDIEKSARAWAALLGVDPPEPVITGPQEEAHTLYRGSPTPARARLAFIPAGQVTVELIEPDEHPSIWREFLDEGGEGLHHLGVYVKDLPQRARRIEALGFPLVQQGDYPGGRYAYMDTRSLLGVMLELLENF; from the coding sequence ATGAGCATATTCGATACGTTCGAGATCGCCCAGGTGGCCTTCATCGTGCGCGACATCGAGAAGAGCGCACGTGCGTGGGCCGCTCTCCTGGGAGTGGACCCTCCCGAGCCCGTGATCACCGGGCCGCAGGAAGAGGCCCACACCCTCTACCGGGGAAGCCCCACACCCGCGAGGGCGCGGCTCGCCTTCATTCCGGCAGGTCAGGTCACTGTCGAGCTCATAGAACCCGACGAACATCCGAGTATCTGGCGCGAGTTTCTCGATGAGGGGGGCGAGGGTCTCCACCACCTTGGGGTGTACGTGAAAGACCTTCCGCAGAGGGCCCGACGGATCGAGGCGCTCGGCTTTCCCCTCGTGCAACAGGGGGACTACCCGGGAGGGCGCTATGCCTACATGGACACCCGCTCCCTCCTCGGGGTGATGCTGGAGCTTCTGGAAAACTTCTAG
- a CDS encoding DUF4349 domain-containing protein, whose protein sequence is MKKMLGVFVLVGVLAGCGGRGKDEVRALGFAEAAPAKMAASGVEGAEDVVGVERKLVREGEVELEVGDVDAAVGGVREMVEGWGGYVARVERWESGAQVEARVPEGRFGEAMERAGEWGRVLSSSQRVIDVTERYYDLETRLKNAYLLEERYRGYLGEAKTLEDILKVEEAIARVRTEIEQMEGQKRRLEQDISFSRILFTFTLPPEKAPPSYPSLKEGLGSLWVGFVRFLYGLLLVLIGLVVFGIPGIGVLAFLYWLLLGKVGVLRRVFGALSPEGKRGRRES, encoded by the coding sequence ATGAAGAAGATGCTGGGCGTGTTCGTGTTGGTGGGGGTGCTGGCGGGGTGCGGGGGGCGGGGGAAGGATGAGGTGCGGGCGCTGGGGTTTGCGGAGGCGGCGCCGGCGAAGATGGCGGCGTCGGGGGTGGAGGGGGCGGAGGATGTGGTGGGGGTGGAGCGGAAGCTGGTGCGGGAAGGGGAGGTGGAGCTGGAGGTGGGGGATGTGGATGCGGCGGTGGGGGGGGTGAGGGAGATGGTGGAGGGATGGGGTGGGTACGTGGCGAGGGTGGAGCGGTGGGAGAGTGGAGCGCAGGTGGAGGCGAGGGTCCCGGAGGGGCGGTTCGGGGAGGCGATGGAGCGGGCGGGGGAGTGGGGACGGGTGCTGAGCTCGAGCCAGCGTGTGATCGACGTGACCGAGCGCTACTACGACCTGGAGACCCGACTCAAGAACGCGTATCTCCTCGAGGAACGCTACAGAGGGTACCTCGGTGAGGCGAAGACCCTGGAGGATATCCTCAAGGTGGAGGAGGCGATCGCACGGGTGCGAACCGAGATCGAGCAGATGGAGGGGCAGAAGCGGAGGCTGGAACAGGACATCTCGTTCTCACGTATCCTCTTCACCTTCACCCTTCCTCCGGAAAAGGCGCCTCCTTCGTATCCTTCGCTTAAGGAGGGCTTGGGGAGCCTGTGGGTGGGATTCGTTCGTTTCCTCTACGGTCTTCTCCTCGTGCTCATAGGACTGGTGGTCTTCGGCATCCCCGGGATCGGCGTCCTCGCCTTTCTCTACTGGCTCCTCCTCGGGAAGGTGGGGGTGCTTCGGAGGGTGTTCGGCGCGCTGTCCCCCGAGGGGAAACGAGGAAGGAGGGAGTCATGA